The following coding sequences lie in one Labrus bergylta chromosome 13, fLabBer1.1, whole genome shotgun sequence genomic window:
- the prkag3b gene encoding 5'-AMP-activated protein kinase subunit gamma-3b, with protein MKKRTKFCPSRAESAVNTRPPPPLPARTPDMFIYMNFMKSHCCYDAIPTSSKLVIFDTTLQVKKAFFALVANGVRAAPLWDNKLKCFVGMLTITDFINILHRYYKSPLVNLPSWRNTKIETWREIYLQYSVNRLISIAPDSSLFDAIYSLLKNKIHRLPVIDPASGNVLHILTHKRILKFLHIFGSMIPKPRFLQRRINEVAIGTFREIATVQESASVYDALTMFVERRVSALPVVDDKGKVVALYSRFDVINLAAQKNYNNLNMTMREAVSSRACCMEGVLKCYPHETLETVIDRIAKAEVHRLVLVDRDDVVRGIVSLSDLLQALVLTPADIYKRSSCEDEENKMEVDLIKEDV; from the exons atgaagaagaggacgaAGTTCTGTCCATCCAGAGCCGAg tCAGCTGTAAATACgcgccccccgccccccctccctgcACGGACCCCCGACATGTTCATCTACATGAACTTCATGAAGAGTCACTGCTGCTACGACGCCATCCCCACCAGCTCCAAACTCGTCATCTTCGACACAACGCTACAG gtGAAGAAGGCGTTCTTTGCTCTGGTGGCGAACGGCGTGAGGGCGGCACCGCTGTGGGACAACAAGCTGAAATGTTTCGTTG gtATGCTGACCATCACTGACTTCATCAACATTCTGCATCGGTATTACAAGTCTCCTCTGGTGA ATCTACCGAGCTGGAGGAACACCAAGATAGAAACATGGAGGG AAATCTACTTGCAATACTCCGTCAACAGGCTGATCAGCATCGCTCCTGACTCCAG TCTGTTTGATGCCATCTACTCCTTGTTGAAGAATAAGATTCACCGGCTGCCCGTCATCGACCCGGCATCAGGAAACGTCCTCCacatcctcacacacaaacGCATCCTCAAGTTTCTCCACATCTTT GGATCAATGATTCCTAAACCTCGCTTCCTTCAAAGACGCATCAACGAAGTGGCGATCGGTACTTTCAGAGAGATTGCGACGGTCCAGGAATCAGCATCTGTCTACGACGCTCTGACCATGTTTGTGGAGAGGAGAGTCTCTGCTCTTCCCGTAGTCGACGACAAAG GTAAGGTCGTGGCGTTGTACTCCAGGTTTGATGTTATT AACCTGGCAGCtcagaaaaactacaacaaccTGAACATGACGATGCGAGAGGCCGTCTCCTCCAGAGCCTGCTGTATGGAGGGAGTCCTCAAATGTTACCCCCATGAGACGCTGGAGACCGTCATTGACCGCATCGCCAAGGCTGAG gtgCATCGTTTGGTGTTGGTGGACAGGGACGATGTGGTGAGAGGGATCGTCTCTCTGTCCGACCTTCTACAAGCTCTGGTTCTCACTCCTGCAG ATATTTATAAGAGATCATCGTGTGAGGatgaagaaaacaagatggAGGTCGACCTCATAAAGGAAGACGTTTAA